A single genomic interval of Gammaproteobacteria bacterium harbors:
- a CDS encoding DUF378 domain-containing protein, whose protein sequence is MKTVDLITFILIIIGALIWGSVGVFDFNPVAIAFGPAHPATRGIYILVGLSAVYHVIALKAIQQRRRPRASRTL, encoded by the coding sequence TTGAAAACCGTGGACCTGATTACATTCATATTGATTATCATCGGGGCCCTTATCTGGGGCTCGGTGGGGGTGTTCGACTTCAATCCGGTTGCCATCGCGTTTGGACCGGCGCATCCGGCCACGCGGGGGATCTATATCCTGGTGGGCTTGAGCGCCGTATACCATGTGATCGCGCTCAAGGCGATTCAACAGCGCCGGCGTCCGCGGGCCAGCCGCACGCTATAG
- a CDS encoding single-stranded DNA-binding protein, with the protein MDLIETARTLRRELRDLRFAAPVDYVYSPLEYAWNNYRIYLERFGAQPRAAVLIGINPGPWGMMQTGIPFGDASMVRDWLGIVGAVEQPRSQHPARPVLGFNCTRGEVSGQRLWGWAQQRYGTADEFFARYFVLNYCPLAFLEASGRNRTPDKLPRAERKPLFDICDCALARTVAWLSPRHVIGIGHFAAERARQVAGDRKVGVIPHPSPANPAANRGWGRAAEQALVTMGVEPAD; encoded by the coding sequence ATGGACCTGATCGAAACCGCCCGCACGCTGCGACGCGAGTTGCGCGACCTGCGTTTCGCAGCACCAGTGGACTATGTTTACAGTCCGCTGGAATACGCCTGGAATAATTACAGGATCTATCTGGAGCGTTTCGGCGCGCAGCCGCGCGCAGCCGTGCTGATCGGCATAAACCCAGGGCCATGGGGGATGATGCAGACTGGCATTCCGTTCGGCGATGCGAGCATGGTGCGCGACTGGCTAGGCATCGTCGGCGCGGTGGAACAGCCACGGTCGCAGCATCCCGCGCGGCCGGTGCTGGGATTTAATTGCACGCGCGGTGAGGTCAGCGGTCAGCGGCTGTGGGGCTGGGCGCAACAGCGTTACGGCACGGCCGATGAATTCTTCGCGCGGTATTTCGTGTTGAACTATTGCCCGCTGGCTTTTCTCGAGGCGAGCGGCAGAAACCGTACGCCGGACAAACTCCCGCGCGCGGAAAGAAAACCGCTGTTCGATATATGCGATTGCGCGCTGGCACGCACAGTTGCGTGGCTGTCCCCGCGGCATGTGATCGGGATCGGCCATTTCGCCGCGGAACGTGCCAGGCAGGTGGCGGGTGATCGCAAGGTCGGCGTTATACCGCATCCGAGTCCCGCCAACCCGGCCGCCAACCGGGGCTGGGGCCGGGCAGCCGAGCAGGCGCTAGTGACCATGGGTGTGGAGCCCGCGGACTAA
- a CDS encoding polysaccharide deacetylase family protein — translation MQRSPRANIIRHLSAQSSQTHLTFDDGPHPEYTPRVLDVLAAAGTHATFFMVGIAAEGHAALTRRVLADGHEVGNHTWSHPHPGLLRAAVARHEVTAGSIAIANVIGARPRYFRPPYGRMRRCMTEAAAEQGQSVVLWSLSGKDWGPLGRARWIAERLSRARAGDIVLLHDAPWRYNRPWETLKVLTAFLSRLKQDGLSSEALTRDVISERPVHSAPADPQPSEPPAMRP, via the coding sequence ATGCAGAGGTCGCCACGCGCTAACATCATCCGGCATCTGTCCGCGCAAAGTTCGCAGACACATCTGACGTTCGACGACGGCCCGCACCCGGAGTACACGCCGCGCGTGCTCGATGTGCTGGCGGCAGCCGGTACGCACGCCACCTTCTTTATGGTCGGGATCGCGGCTGAGGGTCACGCCGCGTTGACTCGGCGGGTGCTCGCCGATGGGCATGAGGTGGGCAATCATACCTGGAGCCATCCGCATCCCGGCCTGCTGCGCGCGGCCGTCGCACGCCACGAGGTCACCGCCGGCAGCATCGCGATCGCGAACGTGATCGGTGCGCGGCCGCGGTATTTCCGGCCGCCGTACGGGCGCATGCGACGTTGCATGACTGAAGCCGCGGCGGAGCAGGGTCAGTCCGTGGTGCTGTGGAGTTTGAGCGGCAAGGACTGGGGACCACTGGGCCGTGCGCGCTGGATTGCGGAAAGACTATCGCGCGCCCGCGCGGGCGACATCGTGCTGTTGCATGACGCCCCTTGGCGCTACAACCGTCCGTGGGAGACGCTCAAGGTATTGACCGCGTTTCTCTCGCGGCTTAAACAGGACGGCCTGTCGTCCGAAGCGCTGACACGTGACGTGATCAGTGAGCGTCCGGTGCACTCGGCCCCGGCAGACCCCCAACCCAGTGAACCGCCCGCGATGCGCCCATGA
- a CDS encoding PRC-barrel domain-containing protein: MEMTPGLPNDSVARAALYCVARQALIPATRWSALVCVLLVTPGTQAALAQTAGDTAPAAPQLGNAGALIGLPAENNAGERLGKVVDAVTVVDREGGQVSYILLSRKALDAEDRRLYPVPAPAELGCEAARRVRAYAVLGTAGPPCRRATTPTASVAGSIGT; this comes from the coding sequence ATGGAAATGACACCAGGTTTACCAAATGACTCTGTGGCGCGCGCGGCGTTGTACTGCGTGGCGCGCCAGGCGCTGATACCCGCGACAAGGTGGTCCGCACTGGTCTGCGTCCTGCTGGTAACGCCCGGTACACAAGCGGCGCTGGCCCAAACTGCCGGTGACACAGCGCCGGCGGCGCCGCAGCTAGGCAATGCCGGTGCGCTAATCGGCCTGCCGGCCGAAAACAATGCCGGCGAACGTCTGGGCAAAGTGGTCGATGCGGTGACCGTCGTGGATCGGGAAGGTGGCCAAGTGAGTTACATTCTTCTGTCCCGGAAGGCTCTCGACGCCGAGGACAGGCGTCTCTATCCGGTGCCGGCGCCAGCGGAACTGGGGTGCGAAGCTGCACGCCGCGTTCGGGCTTACGCCGTACTGGGAACAGCCGGGCCGCCCTGCAGACGGGCAACTACCCCAACCGCGTCAGTTGCCGGTTCAATAGGGACTTAA